One segment of Pandoraea pnomenusa DNA contains the following:
- a CDS encoding SDR family oxidoreductase has product MADHAIQGKVVLIAGGAKNLGGLIARDLARHGARAIAIHYNSAASAASAQETVAEVEALGARAVAFQADLSAASAVETLFRDATDAVGRPDIAINTVGKVLKKPLVEITEAEYDEMSAVNAKAAFFFLKEAGKHVNDHGKIVTLVTSLLGAFTPFYASYAGTKAPVEHFTRAAAKEFGARGISVTAVGPGPMDTPFFYPAEGEDAVAYHKTAAALSPFSKTGLTDIEDVVPFIRHLVSDGWWITGQTILINGGYTTK; this is encoded by the coding sequence ATGGCAGACCACGCAATTCAGGGCAAGGTGGTATTGATTGCCGGCGGCGCGAAGAATCTCGGCGGGCTGATCGCCCGCGATCTGGCACGGCACGGCGCCAGGGCCATTGCGATCCATTACAACAGCGCGGCGAGCGCGGCGTCGGCACAGGAGACGGTTGCCGAGGTCGAAGCCCTGGGGGCCAGGGCGGTGGCGTTTCAGGCGGATTTGAGTGCGGCTTCGGCCGTCGAGACCCTGTTTCGCGATGCCACCGATGCGGTCGGACGGCCGGATATCGCCATCAACACGGTGGGCAAGGTGCTCAAGAAGCCCCTCGTCGAGATCACCGAAGCGGAATACGACGAGATGAGCGCGGTCAACGCGAAGGCCGCCTTTTTCTTCCTGAAGGAAGCGGGCAAGCATGTAAACGATCATGGCAAGATCGTCACGTTGGTGACCTCGCTGCTCGGCGCATTCACGCCGTTCTATGCGTCGTACGCCGGAACCAAGGCGCCGGTGGAGCATTTCACCCGCGCGGCGGCCAAGGAGTTCGGTGCGCGCGGCATTTCGGTGACTGCCGTGGGACCGGGGCCGATGGACACGCCGTTCTTCTACCCCGCCGAGGGCGAGGATGCCGTGGCGTATCACAAGACGGCGGCCGCGTTGTCACCGTTCAGCAAGACAGGACTGACCGACATCGAGGACGTCGTGCCGTTCATTCGCCACCTGGTAAGCGATGGATGGTGGATCACCGGTCAGACGATCCTCATCAACGGCGGCTACACGACCAAGTGA
- a CDS encoding LysR family transcriptional regulator — translation MDRFDRYRIFVKVAEMGSFIKAAHALEVPRASVSAAIAQLEAQVGTRVLHRTTRRVTLTADGTQLLERVRGLLADAEEIDLLFHASQRQVSGQLQIDVPSRIARRLIAPALPTLLRRHPRLRLMLRSSDRAVDLVQEGVDCAVRVGLLHDSSLVVRALGAISLINCASPGYLEEFGTPRRPEDLLAGHCAVGYASPTTGRELPWEYRDEGGVARALDVPSQVVTNNAENYIACCRAGLGLIQIPRFDVQYLLDSGELVEVMPEARAAPMPVSLLYPHRRQRSRRLTVFLDWFEALMQPHLEA, via the coding sequence ATGGATAGATTCGATCGATACCGGATCTTCGTGAAAGTGGCGGAGATGGGCAGCTTCATCAAGGCGGCGCACGCATTGGAGGTGCCGCGCGCGTCCGTGTCCGCCGCGATTGCGCAGTTGGAGGCGCAGGTCGGCACACGCGTGCTGCATCGAACCACTCGGCGGGTCACGCTCACCGCCGACGGCACGCAACTGCTCGAGCGCGTACGGGGATTGCTGGCCGACGCCGAGGAAATCGACCTGTTGTTTCACGCCAGCCAGCGCCAGGTATCCGGCCAGTTGCAGATCGACGTTCCCAGCCGGATCGCGCGTCGGCTCATCGCGCCGGCGCTGCCGACGCTGCTGCGCCGGCATCCGCGCCTGCGCCTGATGCTGCGATCGAGCGATCGTGCCGTCGATCTGGTCCAGGAGGGCGTGGACTGTGCGGTACGCGTGGGCCTGTTGCACGACAGCAGTCTGGTCGTGCGGGCGCTGGGCGCGATTTCGCTGATCAACTGTGCAAGTCCCGGCTATCTCGAGGAATTCGGCACCCCCCGTCGCCCGGAGGACCTGCTCGCCGGGCATTGCGCCGTCGGGTACGCGTCGCCGACAACCGGGCGCGAGTTGCCGTGGGAGTATCGCGACGAAGGCGGCGTGGCGCGTGCCCTCGACGTTCCCAGTCAGGTGGTGACCAACAATGCCGAAAACTACATCGCATGTTGTCGCGCGGGCCTGGGGCTGATCCAGATTCCGCGTTTCGATGTGCAATATCTGCTTGATTCCGGCGAACTTGTCGAGGTCATGCCCGAAGCTCGCGCGGCGCCCATGCCGGTCTCGTTGCTTTACCCGCACCGCCGCCAACGCTCGCGACGCCTGACCGTGTTTCTAGACTGGTTCGAGGCACTGATGCAACCGCATCTGGAGGCGTGA
- a CDS encoding autotransporter-associated beta strand repeat-containing protein, which yields MGARIVRTATSTAVALALAGTAPSLWAAGTCTVSDISGCGAAGGDGASGRGGPGGAGNGQGGGSSTIDSNSVTVQVPGGWAPQGTGGTGASGDGGTSSGGAPAQVVFSSGFVVNGPVVGPGGLAGADGTNFASGGNGGGAGLYYLGDDITVSSAGAIVGGAGGQGGNASAGVGNGGGGGGGGAGMISAGVVTSISNSGTISGGAGGNGGAGGFSGGGGAGGDGILSLQGSANIFNIGTISGGAGGAAGSATFAGGTAGSGGIGVNLAGTRNSVANIGTISGGAGLVGGVGVRTRGMDIITNAGVIMGGMSNGGAPRAAAIEFGGLNNGLNLLTGSAILGDLLFDAGASATISASNAGLTLNNAVVLSDAASNVIFSTATNSLTMSGVVSGAGALTLGGIASKALTLTSANTYTGATTINSGTLALSGSGSVAASAGVTVVGVGGVGACSTFRA from the coding sequence ATGGGGGCACGAATTGTTCGCACTGCAACCAGTACGGCGGTCGCACTGGCGCTCGCGGGCACCGCGCCGTCCCTATGGGCCGCCGGGACTTGTACCGTCAGCGACATCAGCGGCTGTGGTGCGGCGGGCGGCGACGGAGCCTCGGGACGCGGCGGACCGGGCGGCGCGGGCAATGGCCAGGGGGGCGGTTCGAGTACGATTGATTCGAACAGCGTGACGGTACAGGTCCCCGGAGGCTGGGCGCCACAGGGGACGGGCGGCACGGGGGCTTCCGGCGACGGCGGCACGTCTTCGGGCGGAGCGCCTGCACAGGTCGTCTTCTCCAGCGGCTTTGTGGTCAACGGGCCGGTTGTCGGCCCTGGAGGCCTCGCCGGGGCCGATGGCACCAATTTTGCATCCGGCGGGAACGGCGGCGGCGCAGGACTCTATTACCTGGGTGACGACATCACCGTCTCGTCGGCGGGCGCGATCGTCGGCGGCGCGGGTGGTCAGGGCGGCAACGCCTCGGCAGGCGTCGGCAACGGCGGCGGCGGCGGTGGCGGCGGGGCCGGGATGATCTCTGCCGGCGTCGTGACATCGATCAGCAATTCGGGGACGATTTCGGGCGGCGCTGGCGGTAACGGCGGCGCCGGCGGCTTCAGCGGCGGCGGTGGCGCTGGCGGGGATGGGATATTGTCGCTCCAGGGAAGCGCCAACATTTTCAATATCGGAACGATCTCGGGCGGTGCTGGAGGCGCTGCGGGTAGTGCCACGTTCGCTGGAGGCACGGCGGGTAGCGGCGGTATCGGCGTCAATCTCGCAGGAACACGCAACTCGGTCGCCAACATCGGGACGATCTCGGGCGGTGCCGGTCTGGTGGGCGGCGTTGGCGTGCGCACGCGCGGCATGGACATCATCACCAACGCTGGCGTCATCATGGGTGGGATGTCCAACGGCGGCGCGCCGCGAGCCGCGGCAATCGAGTTTGGCGGCCTGAACAACGGTCTGAACCTGCTGACCGGCTCGGCGATTCTCGGCGACCTGCTGTTCGATGCGGGTGCGAGCGCGACCATCAGCGCCAGCAATGCGGGGCTGACGTTGAACAATGCCGTCGTGCTCAGCGACGCGGCGTCGAATGTGATCTTCTCCACCGCGACGAACAGCCTGACGATGTCGGGCGTGGTCTCCGGCGCGGGCGCACTGACGCTCGGGGGGATCGCCTCGAAGGCGTTGACGCTCACGTCGGCCAACACTTACACCGGCGCCACCACGATCAACAGCGGCACGCTGGCCCTGTCGGGCAGCGGCAGTGTCGCCGCTTCGGCAGGGGTCACCGTCGTCGGCGTTGGCGGCGTGGGGGCGTGTTCGACATTTCGGGCGTGA
- a CDS encoding autotransporter outer membrane beta-barrel domain-containing protein translates to MQLGSQTLSLTNAAGTFDGVIGGTGGIRLAGGTQTLTGVNTYSGATTINNGAALALSGGASIASSSGVANNGTLDISATTNGASLTALTGPGSVALGARTLTLTNASGVFSGAIGGTGGLTLNGGTQTLAGANSYTGATTINGGTLALAAGGQLSSATTLSLVGSGATFDASGAGAQTLSGLSGGAGTSVAIGTSTLTLETATNTTYAGALTGSGAFVKQGAGMLVLNGASNAFTGATTVGAGTLEVGDAAHESAVLGGNVAVGSQGTLRGHGTILGSVTNSGIVAPGGSIGTLSVGGNYTQASNATMAIEVSPTAASLLKVSGSATLNGVLAITYDPGTYRSTRYTVLSAANGVSGRFSSVTEALSAGADLGNLRSALSYGANDVTLALNAPGTADPGAVDPSGGVVIAPKNTSIFTALGTASLMNAQSATAAVLDQATRRTVETGLATGDAASGGPSVWANATGLHGRLSGSDGQPGFQENRYGFLAGAHKRVERNTFGLAGGYSHADLSETGTANSGTIDTLRLAAYASREMGPIDVAATVGYGLDFLSQKRPFAGIGTAQGDHVGQEFTAAAQVSAPMSIAGIVVTPRAGLRYAYFHANGFDESDAGGQNLRVGTDNTRSLQPFVGVTLDKAFGDALRPMHVQVRAAYAHELLDAGRAITVASQDGTIFVAPGTHLARGYLTLGASFGVTLARHLDVSLAYDALVNTARASAQAGSLKVTYRF, encoded by the coding sequence GTGCAGCTCGGCAGCCAGACGCTATCGCTCACGAACGCGGCTGGAACCTTCGACGGTGTCATCGGCGGCACCGGTGGCATACGTCTTGCCGGCGGCACACAGACGCTCACTGGCGTGAACACCTACTCGGGCGCCACCACGATCAACAACGGGGCGGCGCTGGCACTGAGCGGCGGCGCGAGCATCGCGTCGTCGAGCGGTGTGGCCAACAATGGCACGCTCGATATTTCCGCCACGACGAATGGTGCCTCGCTGACGGCCCTGACCGGGCCTGGCTCGGTCGCGCTCGGGGCGCGCACGCTGACGCTCACGAATGCGTCGGGTGTATTCTCCGGCGCGATCGGCGGCACGGGCGGATTGACGCTGAACGGCGGCACGCAGACGCTGGCCGGCGCCAACAGCTACACCGGCGCGACCACGATCAACGGCGGCACGCTGGCACTGGCGGCGGGCGGACAGTTGTCGTCGGCCACGACCCTCTCCCTGGTCGGCAGCGGTGCGACATTCGACGCGTCCGGCGCGGGCGCGCAGACGCTCTCCGGCCTGTCCGGAGGGGCAGGCACAAGCGTCGCCATAGGCACGAGCACCCTGACGCTCGAGACGGCCACCAACACAACGTATGCCGGCGCACTCACCGGCAGCGGCGCCTTCGTCAAACAGGGGGCCGGCATGCTCGTGCTCAATGGCGCGAGCAATGCATTTACCGGGGCGACCACCGTGGGTGCGGGCACGCTCGAGGTCGGCGATGCCGCTCACGAGAGCGCGGTACTGGGCGGCAACGTGGCGGTCGGTTCGCAGGGCACACTGCGCGGTCACGGCACGATTCTGGGCAGCGTGACCAACAGCGGGATCGTGGCGCCGGGCGGTTCCATCGGTACGCTGAGTGTGGGCGGCAACTACACCCAGGCGTCGAACGCGACGATGGCCATCGAGGTCAGTCCGACAGCGGCGTCGCTGCTCAAGGTGTCGGGCAGCGCAACGTTGAATGGCGTACTTGCCATCACGTACGATCCGGGCACCTACCGGTCGACGCGCTACACCGTGCTGAGCGCCGCGAACGGTGTGAGCGGACGCTTCTCGTCGGTAACCGAAGCGTTGTCGGCCGGTGCCGACCTCGGTAATTTGCGCTCCGCCCTGAGCTACGGCGCGAACGACGTGACGCTCGCGCTCAACGCGCCGGGGACCGCGGACCCCGGGGCCGTCGATCCGTCAGGAGGCGTTGTCATCGCGCCGAAGAACACCAGCATTTTCACGGCCTTGGGGACCGCTTCGCTGATGAACGCCCAGTCGGCGACGGCGGCGGTGCTCGACCAGGCCACGCGCCGCACTGTGGAGACGGGATTGGCCACCGGTGATGCGGCATCTGGCGGCCCTTCGGTCTGGGCGAACGCGACAGGACTTCACGGCCGTCTGTCGGGTTCCGACGGTCAGCCCGGTTTTCAGGAGAACCGTTACGGCTTCCTTGCGGGCGCGCACAAGCGCGTGGAGCGCAACACGTTCGGGCTGGCTGGCGGCTATTCGCACGCCGATCTCTCGGAGACGGGGACGGCGAACTCGGGCACGATCGACACGCTTCGGCTGGCCGCGTACGCCAGTCGCGAAATGGGACCGATCGATGTTGCGGCAACGGTAGGCTACGGGCTCGATTTCCTGTCGCAAAAGCGCCCCTTCGCAGGCATCGGAACCGCGCAAGGGGACCATGTCGGACAGGAGTTCACGGCGGCGGCGCAGGTGAGCGCGCCGATGTCGATTGCCGGGATAGTCGTCACGCCGCGCGCCGGCCTGCGCTACGCCTATTTTCATGCGAACGGTTTCGACGAAAGCGATGCGGGCGGGCAGAATCTGCGCGTGGGCACGGACAATACCCGCAGCCTTCAGCCGTTCGTTGGCGTGACGCTCGACAAGGCGTTCGGAGATGCGCTGCGGCCGATGCACGTGCAGGTTCGCGCGGCGTATGCACATGAGTTGCTCGATGCCGGTCGGGCGATTACCGTGGCGTCGCAGGACGGCACGATCTTCGTCGCACCGGGCACGCATCTGGCGCGCGGCTATCTGACGCTCGGCGCCAGCTTCGGTGTAACGCTCGCCAGACACCTGGACGTCTCGCTCGCGTACGACGCCCTCGTCAACACCGCACGGGCGTCAGCGCAGGCGGGAAGCTTGAAGGTGACCTACCGGTTCTGA
- a CDS encoding DHCW motif cupin fold protein — translation MKMDAFAFGTTQWADVEKTEHRGETGVAYWRTRHFGEAPNQIRVRMVEYSPGYLADHWCHKGHILFCLDGELETTLEDGRKFVLTPGMSYQVGDGAEAHQSYTKSGARLFIVD, via the coding sequence ATGAAAATGGATGCATTTGCGTTCGGCACGACGCAATGGGCGGACGTCGAGAAAACCGAACACCGTGGGGAAACCGGCGTCGCCTACTGGCGCACCCGTCATTTTGGTGAGGCGCCGAATCAAATCCGCGTACGGATGGTGGAATACTCGCCGGGCTATCTGGCGGATCACTGGTGCCACAAGGGGCACATTCTCTTTTGCCTCGATGGCGAGCTGGAAACCACGCTGGAAGACGGACGCAAGTTCGTCCTGACGCCGGGCATGAGCTACCAGGTAGGAGACGGGGCGGAAGCGCATCAGTCGTATACGAAATCGGGCGCAAGGCTATTCATCGTCGATTGA
- a CDS encoding tautomerase family protein: MPLAHVALRAGKSEAYRQAILDNVCRAMHETFNVPEDDQFMTITEHDAPNFRYSPSYLGIARSDDLVFIQITANNTRTLDQKLALFKRTAELLSQSPGIRPEDVFVSLIEVEKANWSLGNGLAPYV; encoded by the coding sequence ATGCCACTCGCCCATGTCGCATTACGCGCCGGAAAGTCGGAAGCCTACAGACAGGCCATCCTCGACAACGTTTGTCGCGCAATGCACGAAACGTTCAACGTGCCCGAAGACGATCAATTCATGACTATCACGGAGCACGATGCCCCAAACTTCCGCTACAGCCCGTCGTATCTCGGCATCGCCCGAAGCGACGATCTCGTCTTCATCCAGATCACCGCCAACAACACGAGAACCCTCGACCAGAAGTTGGCGCTGTTCAAACGGACCGCGGAGTTGCTCAGCCAAAGCCCCGGCATTCGGCCGGAGGACGTTTTCGTGAGCCTCATCGAGGTGGAAAAGGCCAATTGGTCGCTCGGCAACGGCCTGGCACCGTACGTCTGA
- a CDS encoding LysR family transcriptional regulator, translating into MIQRPLDLDAVQAFVHIAELGSFTRAAEAMGATQAAVSLKLQRLEERLGCRLVERTPRHVELSSQGLSFLENARELLEVHNRALAGFAQRRQRLVIGISDHVAGPDLPSLIARMNAQNPQLLIEIRIGSSGDLLQRFDRRELDAVIVRFHADRSDGETLADETFGWFAAPTWEPRAGEPLPLVTLAEPCGVRAMAGQALDAAGVPWTEAFVGGGVAAAAAAVVAGLGVAALAPRMLPLGAVDVGARLGLPDLPRLPVVLHSRVSDSRQRDALATLAAAFRSVARR; encoded by the coding sequence ATGATTCAACGTCCTCTCGATCTTGATGCCGTCCAGGCTTTTGTTCACATTGCGGAGCTCGGCAGCTTTACGCGTGCGGCGGAAGCGATGGGGGCGACGCAGGCCGCCGTCAGTTTGAAGCTGCAACGACTGGAGGAAAGGCTCGGCTGCCGGTTGGTCGAGCGCACGCCGCGGCATGTCGAGTTGTCGTCGCAGGGGCTTTCGTTCCTCGAAAATGCCCGAGAACTGCTGGAGGTTCACAATCGCGCGCTTGCCGGGTTTGCGCAGCGTCGGCAGCGTCTTGTTATCGGAATCAGCGACCATGTCGCGGGGCCGGATCTTCCGTCGTTGATCGCGCGCATGAATGCGCAGAATCCGCAGTTGCTGATTGAGATTCGGATTGGTTCGTCGGGTGATTTGCTTCAACGGTTCGACCGGCGGGAGCTCGACGCGGTGATCGTTCGTTTTCACGCGGATCGAAGCGACGGAGAAACGTTGGCGGACGAGACATTCGGATGGTTCGCTGCGCCGACGTGGGAGCCTCGTGCCGGCGAGCCCTTGCCGCTCGTCACGCTGGCCGAGCCGTGCGGCGTGCGCGCGATGGCAGGTCAGGCGCTCGATGCGGCGGGGGTGCCGTGGACCGAGGCGTTCGTTGGCGGCGGCGTTGCAGCCGCTGCGGCGGCCGTCGTGGCCGGGCTTGGCGTTGCGGCATTGGCGCCTCGGATGTTGCCTTTGGGCGCCGTGGACGTGGGCGCGAGGCTTGGGCTTCCGGATCTGCCGCGGTTGCCGGTGGTGCTTCACTCCCGGGTGAGCGACAGCCGACAGCGCGACGCCCTCGCCACGCTCGCCGCGGCGTTCAGGAGCGTGGCGCGGAGGTGA
- a CDS encoding acyl-CoA synthetase, protein MDADTSRAHAKETSNDASGERATDGQTAQTAQPFAWQIPTLYNIGVDVCDKWADGTNRLALIHESADGSHVRLTFDTLRQLSNQLANEWRANGVKTGDRIGIFLPQSPATLVAHVAAYKLGAIAVPLFTLFGPEALAYRLQNSGATVLVTDLASVGKIDDIRAELPDLRLVYVVHDDLPEAHHHVTDDQDWGVAEDGLLALWPAIASRDAQFEPVQTRADAPALIIYTSGTTGKPKGALHAHRVLLGHLPGVETSHNGFPQAGDLIWTPADWAWIGGLLDVLLPALHHGVPVLSRRFEKFDPVAAFDLMARHGVRNTFLPPTALKMLRTVASPREHWPLQLRSVASGGESLGPELLAWGREHLGVEINEFYGQTECNMVVSSCAAEFPALPGAIGRAVRGHDVTIVDDDGKPLPVGAVGNIAIARPNPVMFLGYWHNPDATMEKYRGDYLLTGDSGFVDEQGYITFTGRSDDVITSAGYRIGPGPIEDCLIRHPSVQFAAVIGEPDALRTEIVKAFIVLREGYEPSDTLAREIQDFVKHRLAAHEYPRKVVFLPELPMTVTGKIIRKALREMRTAPG, encoded by the coding sequence ATGGATGCCGACACCTCCCGCGCCCACGCCAAAGAGACGTCGAATGACGCCAGCGGTGAACGCGCGACCGACGGGCAAACCGCCCAGACCGCACAGCCTTTCGCGTGGCAGATTCCCACGCTCTACAACATCGGCGTCGACGTATGCGACAAGTGGGCCGATGGCACGAATCGCCTGGCCCTCATTCACGAAAGCGCCGACGGCTCGCACGTGCGCCTCACGTTCGATACCCTCAGGCAACTCTCGAATCAACTCGCCAACGAATGGCGCGCCAACGGCGTCAAGACCGGTGACCGCATCGGCATCTTCCTGCCACAGTCGCCCGCCACGCTCGTCGCCCACGTTGCCGCCTACAAGCTCGGCGCCATCGCCGTGCCGCTCTTCACGCTCTTCGGTCCCGAAGCGCTGGCCTATCGGCTACAGAACTCCGGCGCAACCGTGCTCGTGACCGACCTCGCGAGCGTCGGCAAGATCGACGACATCCGCGCCGAATTGCCCGATCTGCGCCTGGTCTATGTCGTGCACGACGACCTTCCCGAAGCGCACCATCACGTGACGGACGATCAGGACTGGGGCGTGGCCGAAGACGGCCTGCTCGCACTCTGGCCGGCCATCGCCTCGCGTGACGCGCAATTCGAACCCGTCCAGACCCGCGCCGACGCGCCGGCGCTGATCATCTACACCTCCGGCACGACCGGCAAGCCCAAGGGCGCACTGCACGCGCATCGGGTCCTGCTCGGCCACCTGCCCGGCGTCGAAACGTCGCACAACGGGTTTCCTCAGGCGGGCGACCTCATCTGGACGCCCGCCGACTGGGCCTGGATCGGCGGACTGCTCGACGTGCTGCTGCCCGCGCTGCACCACGGCGTGCCGGTGCTCTCGCGCCGCTTCGAGAAGTTCGATCCCGTCGCCGCCTTCGACCTCATGGCGCGCCACGGTGTGCGCAACACATTCCTCCCGCCCACGGCGCTCAAAATGCTGCGCACCGTGGCGTCACCGCGCGAGCACTGGCCCCTGCAACTGCGCTCGGTCGCCAGCGGCGGCGAGTCGCTCGGCCCTGAACTGCTGGCCTGGGGGCGCGAGCATCTCGGCGTCGAGATCAACGAGTTCTACGGCCAGACGGAATGCAACATGGTGGTGTCGTCGTGCGCAGCGGAATTCCCGGCGCTGCCCGGCGCCATCGGACGCGCAGTCCGCGGCCACGACGTCACAATCGTCGACGACGACGGCAAGCCGCTGCCCGTGGGCGCCGTCGGCAACATCGCAATCGCACGCCCCAACCCGGTCATGTTCCTCGGCTACTGGCACAACCCCGACGCCACGATGGAAAAGTATCGCGGCGACTACCTGCTCACAGGCGATTCGGGATTCGTCGACGAACAGGGATACATCACCTTCACCGGGCGCTCGGACGACGTGATCACCAGCGCCGGATATCGAATCGGTCCCGGGCCGATCGAGGACTGCCTGATCCGCCATCCGTCGGTGCAGTTCGCCGCCGTGATCGGCGAGCCCGACGCGCTTCGCACGGAAATCGTGAAGGCCTTCATCGTGCTGCGCGAAGGCTACGAGCCGTCCGACACGCTCGCCAGGGAAATCCAGGACTTCGTGAAGCACCGCCTCGCGGCGCACGAATACCCGCGCAAGGTCGTCTTCCTGCCGGAGCTGCCGATGACCGTCACCGGCAAGATCATTCGAAAGGCATTGCGGGAGATGAGGACGGCACCGGGTTGA
- the hemW gene encoding radical SAM family heme chaperone HemW codes for MSHSTLPVQTFLRPGQISLPALPPMSLYVHFPWCVRKCPYCDFNSHEWRGDGGAQAFPEQAYLDALRQDLEQALPLVWGRPVHTVFIGGGTPSLLSAAGLDRLLSDLRALLPLDADAEITMEANPGTFEADKFRSFRASGVNRLSIGIQSFNSEHLKALGRIHDGDEARHAIEIAQANFENFNLDLMFALPNQTLAQCRQDVETALSFAPPHLSLYHLTLEPNTQFHKYPPTVPDDDTAADMQDWIAERTAAAGYGHYEVSAYARAHRRAKHNVNYWEFGDYLGIGAGAHSKISFPHRVLRQIRHKHPQRFMEAAAAGNAIQEEREVDARDLPFEFMLNALRLTDGVKSELFADRTGLPMARIAKALSEAVAKGLIVDDPQRIAPTELGQRFLNDLQGMFLDRDPA; via the coding sequence ATGAGTCACTCCACGTTGCCCGTGCAGACCTTCCTGCGGCCCGGCCAGATCAGTCTTCCGGCATTGCCGCCGATGTCGTTGTACGTGCATTTTCCGTGGTGCGTGCGCAAGTGTCCGTATTGCGACTTCAACTCGCATGAATGGCGCGGCGACGGGGGTGCGCAGGCGTTTCCGGAGCAAGCCTATCTCGACGCCCTGCGCCAGGATCTGGAGCAGGCGCTGCCGCTGGTGTGGGGACGTCCGGTGCACACCGTCTTTATCGGCGGGGGCACACCGAGCCTGCTCTCGGCAGCCGGCCTCGACCGGCTGCTCTCGGACCTGCGCGCCCTGCTCCCGCTCGACGCCGACGCCGAAATCACGATGGAGGCGAATCCCGGCACGTTCGAGGCGGACAAGTTCCGCAGCTTCCGCGCGAGCGGCGTCAATCGCCTGTCGATCGGCATCCAGAGTTTCAACAGCGAGCATCTGAAGGCGCTCGGGCGCATTCACGATGGCGACGAAGCGCGCCACGCCATCGAGATCGCGCAGGCGAACTTCGAAAACTTCAACCTCGATCTGATGTTCGCGCTGCCGAACCAGACGCTGGCGCAGTGTCGGCAGGATGTGGAGACGGCGCTCTCGTTCGCGCCGCCGCATCTGTCGCTCTATCACCTGACGCTCGAGCCGAATACACAATTCCACAAGTATCCGCCGACCGTGCCCGACGACGACACCGCCGCGGACATGCAGGACTGGATCGCCGAGCGCACGGCCGCGGCCGGCTACGGGCACTATGAGGTGTCGGCGTATGCGCGGGCGCATCGGCGCGCGAAGCACAACGTGAATTACTGGGAATTCGGCGATTATCTCGGCATCGGCGCGGGGGCGCACAGCAAGATCTCGTTCCCGCACCGCGTGTTGCGCCAGATCCGGCACAAGCATCCTCAGCGGTTCATGGAAGCGGCGGCCGCCGGCAACGCGATTCAGGAAGAACGGGAGGTCGACGCGCGCGACCTGCCCTTCGAGTTCATGCTCAACGCGTTACGACTGACCGACGGCGTGAAGAGCGAGCTGTTCGCCGATCGCACCGGGCTGCCGATGGCGCGCATCGCGAAGGCGCTGAGCGAGGCGGTCGCGAAGGGATTGATCGTCGACGATCCGCAGCGCATCGCGCCGACCGAGCTCGGACAGCGTTTCCTGAACGACCTGCAGGGCATGTTCCTCGATCGCGACCCGGCGTGA
- the rdgB gene encoding RdgB/HAM1 family non-canonical purine NTP pyrophosphatase — translation MAMQKIVLASNNPGKLREFASLFEPLGIELIPQGMLGVSEAEEPHVTFIENALAKARHASAATGLPALADDSGLCVPILGGAPGVYSARYAARAGREKSDAANNRHLIEQLAPHADTPGYRDAYYFAALVLVRHANDPQPIIAEGRWDGEIVDTPRGAHGFGYDPHFLIRSLDQTAAELDPAVKNAHSHRARALRVLLEKLGREA, via the coding sequence ATGGCGATGCAGAAGATCGTGCTGGCGTCGAACAACCCGGGCAAGCTGCGCGAATTCGCGTCGTTGTTCGAGCCGCTGGGTATCGAGCTGATTCCGCAGGGCATGCTAGGCGTTTCCGAGGCAGAGGAGCCGCACGTCACCTTCATCGAAAACGCGCTCGCGAAGGCTCGACACGCGTCCGCGGCAACCGGCCTGCCCGCGCTGGCCGACGACTCCGGCCTGTGCGTGCCGATTCTGGGCGGTGCGCCCGGCGTGTATTCCGCGCGTTATGCGGCTCGCGCCGGGCGCGAGAAATCCGACGCCGCGAACAATCGTCACCTGATCGAGCAACTCGCCCCGCACGCGGACACGCCCGGCTATCGCGACGCGTATTACTTCGCCGCACTGGTGCTCGTGCGTCACGCGAACGACCCGCAGCCGATCATTGCCGAGGGGCGCTGGGACGGCGAGATTGTCGACACGCCGCGCGGCGCGCACGGTTTCGGCTACGACCCGCACTTCCTCATTCGCTCGCTGGATCAGACCGCCGCCGAACTCGACCCCGCCGTGAAAAACGCCCATAGCCATCGTGCCCGCGCCCTGCGCGTGCTGCTCGAGAAGCTGGGCCGGGAGGCGTAA